The Hymenobacter sp. 5317J-9 genome has a window encoding:
- a CDS encoding histone deacetylase: MPRLATSDHYTLDLPAGHRFPIAKYALIREQLLWQGIAAPEDFYEPGLCAEADVLRVHTAEYWHKVRDLELSAAEVRRLGLPQSPQLVRRSLSSSAGTLQSALHALHDGVGLNLAGGTHHAFADRGEGFCVLNDQAIAAAHLLAHGLAKQILIVDLDVHQGDGTAAIFQHEPRVFTFSMHAGANYPLRKEKSDLDVALELGTGDAEYLHLLTTTLPSLVENVQPDFIFYQAGVDVLATDKLGKLALTPAGCRQRDELVLGLCRARRLPVAVSMGGGYSERLADIVDAHCNTFRVAFELWP, encoded by the coding sequence ATGCCGCGCCTCGCCACTTCCGACCACTACACCCTCGACCTGCCCGCCGGACACCGGTTCCCCATCGCCAAATACGCGCTGATTCGGGAGCAGCTGCTGTGGCAGGGCATTGCCGCACCAGAGGACTTTTACGAGCCCGGCCTGTGCGCCGAAGCCGATGTGCTGCGGGTGCACACCGCCGAATATTGGCACAAGGTGCGCGACCTGGAGCTGAGCGCCGCCGAAGTGCGCCGCCTGGGCTTGCCACAAAGCCCGCAGCTGGTGCGCCGCTCGCTGAGCAGTAGCGCGGGCACGCTGCAATCGGCACTGCACGCCCTGCACGACGGCGTGGGCCTGAACCTGGCCGGTGGCACCCACCATGCTTTTGCCGACCGCGGCGAAGGGTTCTGCGTGCTCAACGACCAAGCCATTGCCGCCGCGCACCTGCTGGCACACGGCTTGGCGAAGCAGATTTTGATTGTGGACCTCGACGTGCACCAGGGCGACGGCACGGCCGCCATTTTCCAGCACGAGCCACGGGTTTTTACTTTTTCGATGCACGCCGGGGCCAATTACCCGTTGCGCAAGGAAAAGTCTGACCTGGATGTGGCCCTGGAACTGGGCACCGGCGACGCGGAGTATTTGCACCTATTAACGACCACCCTGCCGTCGCTGGTGGAGAACGTGCAGCCCGATTTCATCTTCTACCAGGCCGGCGTGGATGTGCTGGCCACCGACAAGCTGGGCAAGCTGGCCCTCACGCCGGCCGGCTGCCGCCAGCGCGACGAATTGGTGCTGGGCCTATGCCGCGCCCGGCGTTTGCCGGTGGCCGTGAGCATGGGCGGCGGCTATTCCGAGCGGTTGGCCGACATCGTGGACGCGCACTGCAACACGTTTCGAGTGGCATTTGAGCTGTGGCCGTAG